A single window of Ctenopharyngodon idella isolate HZGC_01 chromosome 24, HZGC01, whole genome shotgun sequence DNA harbors:
- the cln6b gene encoding ceroid-lipofuscinosis neuronal protein 6 — protein MPPIMRKRQNCVMHAAFLTRHGSRETDACLRKAQFHMDLWCCFTIQNWLLDFGRHLVMIFCPLEWFPLNRPSAGDYFHMLYNITTPFLLLKLIERSPKTLPRSAVYLCIITFVMGASAHLVGDSINHRLLLSGYQLHLSVRENPIMKNIRPQTLIDSFELLQYYDESLGHCMWYVPLFLILFLYFTGCFTIVKSEKKMPISAWLLLGPSGLYYWYLVTEGQIFIPFIFTFFAMTATVVHQKRKGFLPDSNGLFLLYSFSISLVLVTVWVACLWKDTVLRKKYPGVMYIPEPWALYTLHLRDKHVTLTD, from the exons ATGCCACCCATCATGCGCAAGAGGCAGAACTGTGTGATGCATGCTGCGTTCCTGACCAG ACACGGGTCGAGGGAGACGGACGCCTGTCTGAGGAAAGCTCAGTTTCACATGGACCTCTGGTGCTGCTTCACCATCCAGAACTGGCTGCTGGACTTTGGGAGACACTTGGTCATG ATATTTTGTCCTTTGGAGTGGTTCCCTTTGAACAGACCCAGCGCTGGCGACTACTTCCACATGCTGTACAACATCACTACACCCTTCCTGCTGCTCAAG CTCATAGAGCGAAGCCCGAAGACGTTGCCTCGCTCCGCCGTCTACCTGTGCATCATCACGTTTGTGATGGGCGCGAGCGCACATCTGGTGGGAGACTCCATCAACCATCGGCTTCTGCTCAGTGGATACCAGCTGCACCTGAGCGTCAGAGAAAACCCCATCATGAAGAACATCAGACCACAAACTCTG ATTGACTCGTTTGAGTTGCTACAGTATTATGATGAAAGTCTGGGTCATTGCATGTG GTATGTTCCTTTATTTCTCATCCTATTCCTGTATTTCACTGGCTGTTTCACTATTGTCAAATCGGAGAAGAAGATGCCCATCTCCGCTTGGCTTCTACTGGGTCCTAGTGGCCTTTACTACTG GTATCTTGTGACGGAAGGACAAATTTTCATCCCCTTCATTTTCACGTTTTTTGCCATGACGGCTACAGTCGTGCACCAGAAGCGTAAAGGTTTTCTGCCCGACAGTAACGGACTCTTCCTGCTCTACAGTTTTTCGATATCGCTCGTGTTAGTGACCGTCTGGGTCGCCTGTCTGTGGAAGGACACGGTGTTACGGAAGAAATATCCAGGAGTGATGTATATACCGGAGCCGTGGGCCCTTTACACGCTGCACCTGAGAGACAAACACGTGACGCTCACAGACTGA
- the fem1b gene encoding protein fem-1 homolog B, translating to MAEVPALARLESLARYVHKAASEGRVLTLAALLLNHSTVQTRYLLEYVTQVAGQRSTPLIIAARNGHDKVVRLLLDHYKVDTEQTGTVRFDGYIIDGATALWCAAGAGHFEVVRLLVSHGANVNHTTLTNSTPLRAACFDGRLDIVRYLVEHKADISIANKYDNTCLMIAAYKGHADVVYFLLERGADPNAKAHCGATALHFAAEAGHLDIVKELVKCQAAMVVNGHGMTPLKVAAESCKADVVELLLSHADCDAHSRIEALELLGASFANDRENYDILKTYHYLYLAMLERFRDPQRAIAKELLSPVHAYGGRTECRTLQDLEAIRHDRDALHMEGLMIRERILGSDNIDVSHPIIYRGAVYADNMEFDLCIKLWLHALHLRQQGNRNTHKDLLRFAQVFSQMVHLKEPVRASDVEHVLRASVLEIRRSMARVQTATEADLPAANDNYESNVFTFLYLVCISTKTQCGEEERARINKQIYDLIRLDPRSREGSSLLHLAASSSTPVDDFHTNDVCSFPNAQVTKLLIDCGAQVNAVDNEGNSPLHLIVQYNRPISDFLTLHAIIISLVEAGAHTDMTNKQKKTPLDKSTTGVSEILLKTQMKMSLKCLAARAVQQHQILYRDQIPKSLEEFVEFH from the exons ATGGCGGAGGTACCGGCTCTGGCCCGGTTGGAGTCCCTGGCTCGGTACGTTCACAAAGCAGCCAGTGAGGGGAGAGTCCTGACCCTGGCTGCCCTGCTCCTGAACCACTCCACCGTCCAGACCCGATACTTGCTGGAGTATGTGACCCAGGTGGCCGGCCAGAGATCCACACCTCTCATAATTGCTGCTCGGAACGGACATGACAAGGTGGTCCGGTTGCTTTTGGACCACTACAAGGTGGACACCGAACAGACGGGGACTGTCAGATTTGACGG GTATATTATCGATGGTGCCACGGCTCTTTGGTGTGCAGCCGGCGCTGGGCATTTCGAGGTGGTACGTTTGTTGGTTTCCCACGGCGCCAACGTGAACCACACCACCCTCACTAACTCCACCCCTCTCAGGGCTGCATGCTTCGACGGCCGACTGGACATCGTACGGTACCTTGTGGAGCACAAGGCCGACATCAGCATCGCAAATAAGTACGACAACACTTGTTTGATGATCGCTGCCTATAAGGGCCACGCTGATGTCGTTTACTTCCTGCTGGAGCGGGGCGCCGATCCCAACGCTAAAGCTCACTGCGGGGCCACCGCACTGCACTTTGCCGCCGAAGCTGGGCATCTGGACATTGTAAAGGAGCTGGTGAAATGCCAAGCGGCTATGGTGGTTAACGGACATGGCATGACGCCACTGAAGGTGGCGGCCGAAAGTTGCAAGGCGGATGTGGTAGAACTGCTACTGTCCCATGCGGATTGCGATGCACACAGCCGCATCGAGGCATTGGAACTGCTTGGAGCGTCTTTCGCCAACGACCGTGAGAATTACGACATTCTTAAGACCTACCACTACTTGTACCTGGCCATGCTGGAGCGATTTCGTGATCCCCAGAGGGCCATCGCCAAAGAGTTGCTGTCACCTGTGCATGCGTACGGAGGGAGGACCGAATGCCGGACTTTGCAAGACTTGGAAGCCATTCGGCACGACCGGGATGCGCTGCACATGGAAGGCCTGATGATTCGCGAACGAATTCTTGGTTCGGATAACATAGACGTGTCGCATCCCATTATATACCGTGGTGCAGTCTACGCCGACAACATGGAGTTCGACCTTTGCATCAAGCTGTGGCTGCACGCCTTGCACCTACGCCAACAAGGAAACCGCAACACGCATAAAGACCTCTTGAGATTCGCGCAAGTGTTCTCGCAAATGGTCCACTTAAAGGAGCCGGTCCGCGCGTCGGACGTGGAGCACGTTTTGCGTGCCAGCGTCCTGGAGATCCGCCGCAGCATGGCACGTGTGCAAACCGCCACGGAAGCAGACTTGCCGGCGGCCAACGACAACTACGAGTCTAACGTGTTCACCTTCCTCTACCTGGTTTGCATTTCAACCAAAACGCAGTGTGGCGAAGAGGAACGAGCGCGTATAAACAAACAGATCTACGACTTAATACGTCTGGATCCGCGTTCCCGAGAGGGATCGTCACTTTTGCACCTGGCAGCGAGCTCCAGTACGCCCGTAGATGACTTCCACACCAACGACGTTTGCAGTTTCCCCAACGCGCAAGTGACCAAGCTGCTCATAGACTGCGGCGCCCAAGTGAACGCCGTGGACAATGAAGGAAACAGTCCTCTACATCTCATAGTACAATACAACCGTCCCATCAGCGACTTCCTGACCCTCCATGCCATCATCATCAGCCTCGTCGAAGCTGGCGCTCATACGGACATGACCAACAAGCAAAAGAAGACCCCGCTTGACAAGAGCACAACAGGCGTTTCTGAAATCCTTCTGAAGACGCAAATGAAAATGAGTCTGAAATGCCTGGCGGCTCGCGCCGTACAACAACATCAGATCTTGTATCGGGACCAGATTCCCAAAAGTCTGGAGGAGTTTGTTGAATTTCACTGA